A genomic segment from Drosophila miranda strain MSH22 chromosome 3, D.miranda_PacBio2.1, whole genome shotgun sequence encodes:
- the LOC108160694 gene encoding zinc finger CCCH domain-containing protein 13-like, with amino-acid sequence MHGYMWRCPAGNGNEPQNPPQCMCRSDAQAMQMAHRIEECVPGPNFFCMRFGNCGLVHPQCTPCMCLCGCQGEGGGQWPQNPEVGQSAPKKRRCRRRGNRQSRESYSCPCQNAFTQTDISYDPEICSVDSGSQTPEDEDGSEYTAVTDIFGEEKALTHRTGETEYINTVHMTVTKYPEDGSKPVVETKTIKKTQSLNMLGDVDAETIETVQSLSDLSYSVESGEHITYNPQSDQRDQRYQSEDRQLSSYRTHESSDPQSARRNESRDLQSDRRSVSSDRKRESQDRESTSGRTRESKDHQRDQRYQLEDSQRHQPKDTPRDRRYSEAEDPRRHEPQDHQSSSNRVDPQSDRRSVSSDRKRESQDRRSSRSRIRESSDRQRDQRYQLEDSQRHQPTDTQRDQRYQSENHQRHEPQDHQSSRDRKRESQDSRSSRSRTRESIGRPSDRPSDRPSDRRSSNEPPSSYRDGLTPNINNVRSEDSRKISERSAMRPARSISASEPSASGHHFKSEPNVVVYQKTVKADNQIRLDSAASRNTDVMFENVSKMDHKNNMASAGGPSFASTARSFVNDKQLLRPGESTDQNDYDNVSMLQVRTVYRSETEEKLLDSDGKEMVIDVHEEITDEIRIRSPELETELETDLETELETELEPELEPEPEKKKVSPRTDSKNKYPSGAIIEHMIKKGYDRVQPCGCNCCTPRCYPCDYCCGGFCYSNCCGYCMNPCCP; translated from the exons ATGCACGGCTACATGTGGAGATGCCCGGCGGGCAATGGCAATGAGCCCCAGAATCCCCCCCAATGTATGTGCCGTTCCGATGCCCAGGCTATGCAGATGGCCCACCGCATCGAGGAGTGTGTGCCCGGTCCTAATTTCTTCTGTATGCGGTTCGGGAACTGCGGCTTAGTGCATCCCCAATGTACCCCGTGCATGTGCCTATGCGGCTGCCAGGGGGAAGGCGGTGGACAGTGGCCGCAGAATCCAGAAGTCGGCCAGTCGGCCCCGAAGAAGAGAAGGTGCCGGAGGAGAGGCAATCGGCAAAGCAGAGAAAGTTACAGCTGCCCCTGCCAAAATGCCTTCACCCAGACAGACATATCCTACGATCCTGAAATATGCTCCGTGGACTCGGGGTCCCAAACGCCCGAAGACGAAGATGGGTCTGAGTACACGGCCGTCACCGACATATTCGGGGAGGAGAAGGCGCTAACGCACCGCACAGGCGAAACGGAGTACATAAATACCGTTCACATGACGGTGACCAAGTACCCGGAGGACGGTTCCAAGCCGGTGGTGGAAACGAAGACGATCAAGAAGACTCAGTCTCTTAACAT GTTGGGCGATGTTGACGCAGAAACCATAGAGACCGTGCAATCTCTGTCCGATTTGAGTTATTCGGTAGAATCTGGCGAGCATATTACATACAATCCTCAAAGTGATCAAAGAGATCAAAGATACCAGTCGGAGGATCGTCAGTTGTCAAGTTATCGAACCCACGAGTCCAGCGATCCCCAAAGTGCTAGAAGAAACGAATCAAGGGATCTTCAGAGCGATCGAAGAAGCGTATCAAGTGATAGAAAACGCGAGTCACAGGATCGTGAATCGACCAGTGGTCGAACCCGCGAGTCAAAGGATCATCAAAGAGATCAAAGATACCAATTAGAGGACTCTCAAAGACACCAGCCAAAGGATACTCCAAGAGATCGAAGATACTCAGAAGCAGAGGACCCTAGGAGACACGAGCCACAGGATCATCAATCGTCAAGTAATCGAGTCGACCCACAAAGTGATCGAAGAAGCGTATCAAGTGATCGAAAACGAGAGTCACAGGATCGTCGATCGTCCAGGAGTCGAATCCGCGAGTCAAGTGATCGTCAAAGAGATCAAAGATACCAATTAGAGGACTCTCAAAGACACCAGCCAACGGATACTCAAAGAGATCAAAGATACCAATCAGAGAACCATCAGAGACACGAGCCACAGGATCATCAATCGTCAAGGGATCGAAAACGCGAGTCACAGGATAGTCGATCGTCCAGAAGTCGAACCCGCGAGTCAATCGGTCGTCCAAGTGATCGTCCAAGTGATCGTCCAAGTGATCGAAGATCGTCCAACGAACCCCCAAGCAGCTACCGAGATGGCCTCACACCGAACATCAACAATGTAAGATCGGAAGATAGTCGAAAAATCAGCGAGCGATCGGCGATGCGACCAGCGCGATCGATTTCAGCATCTGAACCCAGTGCCAGTGGACATCATTTCAAGTCGGAGCCCAATGTCGTTGTGTACCAGAAGACTGTCAAGGCGGATAACCAAATTCGACTTGATTCGGCGGCCAGCAGAAATACGGATGTGATGTTCGAGAATGTCTCTAAAATGGACCACAAGAATAATATGGCCTCGGCTGGCGGTCCGTCGTTTGCTTCTACGGCAAGGTCGTTTGTCAATGACAAACAATTGCTCAGGCCTGGAGAAAGTACTGACCAAAATGATTATGATAATGTGTCCATGCTGCAAGTAAGGACGGTCTACAGGTCGGAGACGGAAGAAAAATTACTCGATTCGGACGGCAAGGAGATGGTTATCGATGTTCATGAGGAGATAACCGATGAGATAAGAATAAGATCCCCAGAGCTAGAGACAGAGCTAGAGACAGACTTAGAGACAGAGCTAGAGACAGAGCTAGAGCCAGAGctagagccagagccagagaagAAAAAGGTTTCCCCAAGGACCGACTCGAAGAACAAAT
- the LOC117188131 gene encoding uncharacterized protein LOC117188131 has product MSSDQKRLNEFFKKLDFAKWYTGISEYQLAAIGGISDGLQDDFEQGTGFRVEKCLKMLGVHPVIGMRKILAMVRLSRGNDLAFLFFVLEGYYKTRHKDGVYSINEKLLMVAISKIDLLPTLKELDRILPPPQLSRLDAQYLQRMNPDSVKQPKNSTAALIKRSKATKKYARNPYSQRLRRPVSNPTCYAPKEEPKLVVNFPFWARGCQPDYGKSRDPHWFSVYKLDPGKRVVKRTLDETIDKYLQLMELSSQADTNEESKLAYEKAKQQPMFKEPVLCTYHQAMLEQAQQLKDELTVKARDRCLEMADPRLPNSRVRRKRIIDQLEYDIEASLERYYQANRTDQLKVLALKDDSCVVCQEALVKIAWPKPGQKAGRALVGEHCPMAHTATTEAFTGRRLSGGGLNSDPPETEEVSFRLAGGGLHMDKIDFNLEPVPKNPIEVDDCEGHSEAPKSHISFLLDGKKIKHMALPRAKPVKPSGCKFYSTIKHTRKSFFRAPGDHLPYNFRYHRVLQSGQPKPYDLAKIITKSIVKALEKSQNEEMTGETCPFVQPFKKLLPELKNEEPNRQQYPASKDSTFPSSETTESLDESSDHSTRSHVDHKVEIVDAVVRCAKAIWTKKAAIKRAEMDRNEREKSKHSPSPEVLHYDMEHFNPDDDELMDRMLSDGMRELKKSHRFVLATLPDSHKIPVLRQWIKRRYGKVYSWRELQDNLNESLEVFEMVSRLQSHPPRPDKMGLTTMPESRQNYAYHKQTMAEADRVRKAYFTRLNNAYLEQMTACWYAMGNYLCPGGPPRKTFYAYMASNHKDLLRVKPWNGEHIDRRKFGDKKNK; this is encoded by the exons ATGAGTAGCGATCAGAAGAGACTGAATGAATTCTTTAAGAAGCTCGATTTTGCCAAGTGGTACACTGGCATTTCCGAGTACCAGCTGGCGGCCATTGGCGGCATCTCCGACGGACTGCAGGACGACTTTGAGCAGGGGACCGGCTTCCGGGTGGAGAAGTGCCTGAAGATGCTCGGCGTCCATCCGGTGATCGGCATGCGGAAGATCCTCGCCATGGTGCGGCTCAGTCGGGGCAACGATCTGGCCttcctcttcttcgtcctcgagggATACTACAAGACACGCCACAAGGACGGCGTCTACAGCATCAACGAAAAGCTGCTCATGGTCGCCATATCCAAGATTGATCTGCTGCCCACGCTCAAAGAGCTGGACCGGATCCTGCCACCGCCGCAGCTGAGTCGCCTGGATGCCCAGTATCTGCAGCGGATGAACCCAGATTCGGTAAAGCAGCCCAAGAATTCCACCGCTGCACTGATCAAAAGGTCGAAGGCCACCAAGAAATACGCCAGAAATCCGTACAGCCAGCGCTTGCGGCGGCCTGTGTCCAATCCCACGTGCTACGCCCCAAAGGAAGAGCCCAAGCTTGTGGTCAATTTTCCCTTTTGGGCGCGGGGTTGTCAGCCCGACTACGGAAAGTCGCGCGATCCCCACTGGTTTTCCGTCTACAAGCTCGATCCGGGGAAGCGTGTAGTCAAGCGCACCCTCGACGAGACCATCGACAAGTACCTCCAGCTGATGGAGCTGTCAAGCCAGGCGGACACCAATGAAGAGTCGAAACTGGCCTACGAGAAGGCCAAGCAGCAGCCGATGTTCAAGGAGCCCGTCCTCTGCACGTACCACCAGGCGATGCTCGAACAGGCTCAGCAGCTCAAGGATGAGCTCACCGTGAAGGCGCGGGACCGTTGCCTGGAGATGGCGGACCCCAGGCTGCCGAACAGCAGGGTGCGGAGGAAGCGCATCATCGACCAGCTGGAGTACGACATCGAAGCGTCCTTGGAGCGGTACTACCAGGCCAATCGCACCGATCAGCTGAAAGTGCTGGCCCTCAAAGACGACAGCTGTGTGGTGTGCCAGGAGGCGCTCGTGAAGATAGCCTGGCCCAAGCCTGGCCAGAAGGCGGGAAGGGCTCTGGTGGGAGAGCACTGCCCCATGGCGCACACGGCCACCACAGAGGCATTCACGGGTAGGCGGTTGAGCGGTGGTGGACTCAACAGCGATCCCCCAGAGACGGAGGAGGTGTCCTTCAGGTTGGCCGGCGGTGGCCTGCACATGGACAAAATCGACTTCAACCTGGAGCCGGTGCCGAAGAACCCAATCGAGGTGGACGATTGCGAGGGCCACTCGGAGGCACCCAAGTCGCACATCAGCTTTCTCTTGGATGGGAAAAAGATCAAGCACATGGCCCTGCCCCGGGCCAAGCCAGTGAAGCCCTCTGGCTGCAAGTTCTACAGCACCATCAAGCACACCAGGAAGAGCTTCTTCCGAGCACCTGGCGACCACTTGCCGTACAATTTCCGGTACCATCGGGTGCTGCAGTCGGGCCAACCAAAGCCCTACGACCTGGCGAAAATCATCACAAAGTCGATTGTAAAGGCACTCGAGAAATCGCAGAACGAGGAAATGACTGGCGAAACGTGCCCATTCGTACAACCCTTCAAAAAGCTGCTGCCAGAGCTGAAGAATGAGGAGCCGAACAGACAGCAGTACCCAGCCTCGAAAGATTCCACTTTTCCCTCGTCTGAAACCACAGAATCCTTGGACGAATCAAGCGATCACAGCACCCGCAGTCACGTGGATCACAAGGTGGAAATCGTGGATGCTGTGGTGCGCTGTGCCAAGGCCATCTGGACAAAGAAGGCGGCCATCAAGAGGGCCGAAATGGATCGCAATGAACGGGAGAAATCGAAACACTCCCCCAGTCCCGAGGTGTTGCACTACGACATGGAGCACTTTAATCCAGATGATGACGAGCTCATGGATCGCATGCTGTCCGACGGCATGAGAGAGCTGAAGAAGAGCCACCGCTTTGTGCTGGCCACCCTGCCGGACTCCCACAAGATTCCCGTGCTCCGGCAGTGGATCAAGCGGCGTTACGGCAAGGTCTACTCTTGGCGCGAGCTGCAGGACAACCTCAACGAATCGTTGGAGGTCTTCGAGATGGTCTCAAGGCTGCAGAGCCATCCTCCCAGGCCGGACAAAATGGGCTTAACCACTATGCCCGAATCTAGGCAGAACTATGCTTACCACAAACAGACCATGGCAGAG GCGGATCGAGTAAGGAAGGCGTACTTCACGCGGCTGAACAATGCGTACTTGGAGCAGATGACCGCCTGCTGGTATGCCATGGGGAACTACCTCTGTCCGGGCGGACCGCCGCGGAAGACCTTCTACGCCTACATGGCCTCCAATCACAAGGATCTGTTGCGGGTCAAGCCCTGGAACGGGGAGCACATAGACCGCCGGAAATTTGGCGATaagaaaaacaaataa
- the LOC108160695 gene encoding bromodomain testis-specific protein yields MSNRNRNPEPFPESKACKAIIRKLFSRQYKKLAWIFYEPIDAPYLGLHDYHNIVKKPMDLSSIRTRCQAGLYANVDEFVRDVRLMFDNTYLYTTPDHLCHQMAKKLQAIFEAMFSEIASTDRSDTKTKNAVSSMFPSATIPGAPVNPHEDGGVKMTRARRQQLQSRSSNEAAVRPWTAKENNHLGDRLKKLRGEVLHRVIHIIKEMENIPIIKGGMEFNLESLKTQTKCTIVRYLASKGHSSGRRTRSKIYL; encoded by the coding sequence ATGTCGAACCGCAACCGTAACCCGGAGCCTTTTCCGGAGAGCAAAGCCTGCAAGGCCATCATCAGAAAGCTGTTCTCCCGCCAATACAAGAAACTGGCCTGGATATTCTACGAGCCGATAGATGCACCATATTTGGGCCTGCACGACTACCACAATATTGTCAAGAAGCCCATGGATCTGAGCTCGATCAGGACTCGCTGCCAGGCCGGACTGTACGCGAATGTCGATGAATTTGTGCGGGACGTGCGCCTGATGTTCGACAACACGTATCTCTACACTACGCCAGACCATTTGTGCCACCAAATGGCCAAGAAACTGCAGGCCATCTTTGAGGCTATGTTTTCCGAGATCGCTTCCACTGACAGGAGCGACACCAAAACCAAGAATGCCGTGAGCAGCATGTTTCCGAGCGCCACGATCCCTGGCGCACCAGTTAATCCGCATGAGGATGGGGGCGTTAAAATGACTAGGGCCCGTCGACAACAGCTCCAGAGCCGTTCGTCGAATGAGGCTGCCGTGCGTCCATGGACTGCCAAGGAGAATAATCATCTTGGCGACAGGCTCAAGAAGCTCAGGGGTGAAGTCCTGCACAGGGTTATTCACATAATCAAGGAGATGGAGAACATCCCGATCATCAAGGGCGGCATGGAGTTCAACTTGGAAAGCCTGAAGACCCAGACGAAGTGCACCATTGTGAGGTACTTGGCCAGCAAGGGTCATAGTTCCGGCCGTCGCACCCGTTCCAAGATCTACCTATAG
- the LOC117187802 gene encoding uncharacterized protein LOC117187802 encodes MSDMGKLRDQPEMVDEFYTSNVTYQMAREASKLPHECCADLMRFRPEDIKKAVPINVDLCNVFGLRYAVVDVAMLGLRHVADCESKADLDAMKQALIQVDSHFEKQLSKPDHSLPHVFVELFMRFRRNYSTPHLMSAEELISDSSPWVVTTYNIRKFNVFTEK; translated from the coding sequence ATGTCGGACATGGGGAAACTGCGGGACCAGCCCGAGATGGTCGACGAGTTCTACACTTCGAATGTGACCTACCAAATGGCCAGGGAGGCCAGCAAGCTGCCCCACGAGTGCTGCGCGGATCTGATGCGTTTCCGCCCGGAGGACATCAAGAAGGCGGTGCCCATAAACGTGGACCTGTGCAACGTATTCGGGCTGCGCTATGCAGTCGTAGATGTGGCCATGCTGGGCCTCCGACATGTGGCCGACTGTGAGTCGAAGGCGGATCTGGACGCCATGAAGCAGGCTCTGATCCAGGTGGATTCCCACTTCGAGAAGCAGCTGTCCAAGCCCGATCACAGTCTGCCGCACGTGTTCGTCGAGCTCTTCATGCGCTTCCGCCGCAACTATTCGACGCCCCACTTGATGTCCGCCGAGGAGCTAATCTCCGATTCGAGCCCCTGGGTCGTCACCACATATAACATACGCAAATTCAATGTTTTCACTGAAAAATAA
- the LOC117188133 gene encoding uncharacterized protein LOC117188133 yields the protein MRELKKSHRFVLATLPDSHKIPVLRQWIKRRYGKVYSWRELQDNLNESLEVFEMVSRLQSHPPRPDKMGLTTMPESRQNYAYHKQTMAEADRVRKAYFTRLNNAYLEQMTACWYAMGNYLCPGGPPRKTFYAYMASNHKDLLRVKPWNGEHIDRRKFGDKKNK from the exons ATGAGAGAGCTGAAGAAGAGCCACCGCTTTGTGCTGGCCACCCTGCCGGACTCCCACAAGATTCCCGTGCTCCGGCAGTGGATCAAGCGGCGTTACGGCAAGGTCTACTCTTGGCGCGAGCTGCAGGACAACCTCAACGAATCGTTGGAGGTCTTCGAGATGGTCTCGAGGCTGCAGAGCCATCCTCCCAGGCCGGACAAAATGGGCTTAACCACTATGCCCGAATCTAGGCAGAACTATGCTTACCACAAACAGACCATGGCAGAG GCGGATCGAGTAAGGAAGGCGTACTTCACGCGGCTGAACAATGCGTACTTGGAGCAGATGACCGCCTGCTGGTATGCCATGGGGAACTACCTCTGTCCGGGCGGACCGCCGCGGAAGACCTTCTACGCCTACATGGCCTCCAATCACAAGGATCTGTTGCGGGTCAAGCCCTGGAACGGGGAGCACATAGACCGCCGGAAATTTGGCGATaagaaaaacaaataa
- the LOC117187803 gene encoding bromodomain testis-specific protein-like: MSNRNRIRNRNPEPFPESNACKAIIRKLFSRQYKKLAWIFYEPIDAPYLGLHDYHNIVKKPMDLSSIRTRCQAGLYANVDEFVRDVRLMFDNTYLYTTPDHLCHQMAKKLQAIFEAMFSEIASTDRSDTKTKNAVSGTIPGAPVNSHEDGGVKMTRARRQQLQSRSANEAAVRPWTAKENNHLGDRLKNLRGEVLHRVILIIKEMENIPIINGGMQFNLESLKAQTKCTIVRYLASKGHSSGRRTRSKIYL, translated from the coding sequence ATGTCGAACCGCAACCGTATCCGCAACCGTAACCCGGAGCCTTTTCCGGAGAGCAATGCCTGCAAGGCCATCATCAGAAAGCTGTTCTCCCGCCAATACAAGAAACTGGCCTGGATATTCTACGAGCCGATAGATGCACCATATTTGGGCCTGCACGACTACCACAATATTGTCAAGAAGCCCATGGATCTGAGCTCGATCAGGACTCGCTGCCAGGCCGGACTGTACGCGAATGTCGATGAATTTGTGCGGGACGTGCGCCTGATGTTCGACAACACGTATCTCTACACTACGCCAGACCATTTGTGCCACCAAATGGCCAAGAAACTGCAGGCCATCTTTGAGGCTATGTTTTCCGAGATCGCTTCCACTGACAGGAGCGACACCAAAACCAAGAATGCCGTGAGCGGCACGATCCCTGGCGCACCAGTTAATTCGCATGAGGATGGGGGCGTTAAAATGACTAGGGCCCGTCGACAACAGCTCCAGAGCCGTTCGGCGAATGAGGCTGCCGTGCGTCCATGGACTGCCAAGGAGAATAATCATCTTGGCGACAGGCTCAAGAATCTCAGGGGTGAAGTCCTGCACAGGGTTATTCTCATAATCAAGGAAATGGAGAACATCCCGATCATCAACGGCGGCATGCAGTTCAACTTGGAAAGCCTGAAGGCGCAGACGAAGTGCACCATTGTGAGGTACTTGGCCAGCAAGGGTCATAGTTCCGGCCGTCGCACCCGTTCCAAGATCTACCTATAG